The Zingiber officinale cultivar Zhangliang chromosome 9A, Zo_v1.1, whole genome shotgun sequence genome window below encodes:
- the LOC122019096 gene encoding ubiquitin carboxyl-terminal hydrolase 5-like, producing MEAARSATELSPEEERVLIRDLTIAAEALAKEGDTFFLITQRWWQSWLDYVNQDMASNSVNGSHHLDSGSPSTKRPLAIDNSDLIYDASSEVSNVETELHDTLVEGRDYILLPQQVWEKLNGWYGGGPTLPRKAINTGLSQSDLAIEVYPLRLQLYLVPRGERAIIRISKKVYTTNYYYYIHYFVKFFVPLFKRLLKSV from the exons ATGGAGGCTGCGCGTTCGGCGACAGAGCTCAGTCCGGAGGAGGAGAGGGTCCTCATCAGGGATCTCACCATCGCGGCCGAAGCTCTCGCGAAGGAGGGCGACACGTTCTTCCTCATCACCCAGAG GTGGTGGCAGTCTTGGCTTGATTATGTGAATCAAGATATGGCTAGCAACTCCGTCAATGGTTCTCATCATCTTGATTCAGGTTCTCCGAGCACAAAAAGACCTTTAGCTATTGACAATTCTGATTTAATATATGATGCTTCGTCAGAAGTGTCAAATGTGGAAACTGAACTCCATGATACTTTAGTAGAAGGACGCGATTACATATTGCTTCCTCAACAAGTTTGGGAAAAGTTGAATGGCTG GTATGGGGGTGGTCCAACATTGCCACGAAAGGCCATAAACACTGGTCTTTCTCAGAGTGATTTAGCCATAGAAGTCTATCCTCTGCGCCTTCAATTATATTTGGTGCCAAGGGGAGAAAGAGCAATTATTAGAATAAGCAAGAAGGTTTATACCACAAACTACTATTACTATATT
- the LOC122020889 gene encoding protein XRI1-like isoform X2: MDFHSNNGDDANSIDMWHWQREEEYCLSGDSQLGLPQCLWDDSNDKCESLQHTMGNQTPLRDFGHFDLDILDLGDEGEKDVDEALGAPRVKRRRVLHFTSDDDGGTANKEHLSAGVQEDSASVKVWTENLQPNPASSDDRFLFSNEVLDPSTDEWLDNYFNDSEMSSNMNDQVKLNSQIDVSDFLDGEPDKRTKLLPNHSKSATLKIFKGRKSHINSLTKLTTSVAYPFTLVKPSEVQGHLTLKDLNQRILAPPPSRPRNEMVDDPSINYPTSAFSGKPVVVKTKILTEGGKGSITILRTKG, translated from the exons ATGGATTTCCATAGCAACAATGGCGACGATGCGAACAGCAT CGATATGTGGCATTGGCAGCGAGAAGAAGAATATTGCCTGTCCGGAGATTCCCAACTTG GTTTACCTCAATGTCTGTGGGATGATAGCAACGACAAATGCGAGAGTCTGCAGCATACGATGGGAAATCAAACTCCACTTCGAGATTTTGGTCATTTTGACTTAGACATCTTGGATTTGGGAG ACGAAGGTGAAAAGGATGTGGACGAAGCGCTAGGAGCACCAAGAGTTAAAAGGCGCCGGGTTCTACATTTTACCTCTGATGATGATGGTGGCACAGCCAACAAGGAGCATCTGAGCGCTGGA GTTCAGGAGGACTCAGCGTCAGTAAAAGTATGGACAGAAAATTTACAGCCGAATCCCGCAAGCTCAG ATGATAGGTTTCTTTTCAGCAATGAAGTCTTGGATCCGTCCACAGATGAGTGGCTGGACAACTATTTCAATGATAGTGAGAT GTCTTCCAATATGAATGATCAAGTCAAACTCAATAGTCAAATTGATGTTTCAG ATTTCCTCGATGGAGAACCTGATAAAAGGACTAAGCTCTTGCCCAACCACTCTAAATCTGCTACTCTTAAAATATTCAAAG GCAGAAAATCTCATATCAATTCTCTGACAAAGTTAACTACCTCTGTTGCTTATCCTTTTACCCTCGTCAAACCATCTGAAGTTCAAGGACACTTGACTTTGAAGGATTTAAATCAGCGGATTCTTGCTCCACCACCATCAAGACCTAGAAATGAGATGGTTGATGATCCTTCAATCAATTATCCAACCTCAGCTTTTTCTGGGAAGCCTGTTGTTGTGAAGACTAAGATTCTCACTGAAGGAGGCAAAGGAAGCATTACTATTCTAAGAACCAAAGGTTGA
- the LOC122020889 gene encoding protein XRI1-like isoform X1: MDFHSNNGDDANSISDMWHWQREEEYCLSGDSQLGLPQCLWDDSNDKCESLQHTMGNQTPLRDFGHFDLDILDLGDEGEKDVDEALGAPRVKRRRVLHFTSDDDGGTANKEHLSAGVQEDSASVKVWTENLQPNPASSDDRFLFSNEVLDPSTDEWLDNYFNDSEMSSNMNDQVKLNSQIDVSDFLDGEPDKRTKLLPNHSKSATLKIFKGRKSHINSLTKLTTSVAYPFTLVKPSEVQGHLTLKDLNQRILAPPPSRPRNEMVDDPSINYPTSAFSGKPVVVKTKILTEGGKGSITILRTKG; this comes from the exons ATGGATTTCCATAGCAACAATGGCGACGATGCGAACAGCAT CAGCGATATGTGGCATTGGCAGCGAGAAGAAGAATATTGCCTGTCCGGAGATTCCCAACTTG GTTTACCTCAATGTCTGTGGGATGATAGCAACGACAAATGCGAGAGTCTGCAGCATACGATGGGAAATCAAACTCCACTTCGAGATTTTGGTCATTTTGACTTAGACATCTTGGATTTGGGAG ACGAAGGTGAAAAGGATGTGGACGAAGCGCTAGGAGCACCAAGAGTTAAAAGGCGCCGGGTTCTACATTTTACCTCTGATGATGATGGTGGCACAGCCAACAAGGAGCATCTGAGCGCTGGA GTTCAGGAGGACTCAGCGTCAGTAAAAGTATGGACAGAAAATTTACAGCCGAATCCCGCAAGCTCAG ATGATAGGTTTCTTTTCAGCAATGAAGTCTTGGATCCGTCCACAGATGAGTGGCTGGACAACTATTTCAATGATAGTGAGAT GTCTTCCAATATGAATGATCAAGTCAAACTCAATAGTCAAATTGATGTTTCAG ATTTCCTCGATGGAGAACCTGATAAAAGGACTAAGCTCTTGCCCAACCACTCTAAATCTGCTACTCTTAAAATATTCAAAG GCAGAAAATCTCATATCAATTCTCTGACAAAGTTAACTACCTCTGTTGCTTATCCTTTTACCCTCGTCAAACCATCTGAAGTTCAAGGACACTTGACTTTGAAGGATTTAAATCAGCGGATTCTTGCTCCACCACCATCAAGACCTAGAAATGAGATGGTTGATGATCCTTCAATCAATTATCCAACCTCAGCTTTTTCTGGGAAGCCTGTTGTTGTGAAGACTAAGATTCTCACTGAAGGAGGCAAAGGAAGCATTACTATTCTAAGAACCAAAGGTTGA